The Mycobacterium paragordonae genome includes a region encoding these proteins:
- a CDS encoding trypsin-like serine peptidase, whose protein sequence is MSMRAVTGILCLPVSLAVLVTSCARPAHHASVSTTPAPKPGSSVQRLSEPESAAPDPRVGAIFRGVSQEGGSLHVCTGSVVHSAGGDLVLTAAHCLLGEMDATFVPGFAGEATTTDTFTVDEVYFDARWIASRDPRADYAIAKVRGAGPVERRAGAALSLGAAPPAGSRVRVTGYPAGVGGRPIACEGATGVTEGGFPSLPCKGLVDGTSGAPWISGSTVVGVVGGFEGGGCTESVSYSAPFDERTTQLLARAEAGGPGDSPPADYDDTC, encoded by the coding sequence ATGTCGATGCGCGCCGTGACGGGGATTCTGTGCCTGCCGGTCAGCCTGGCGGTGTTAGTTACGTCATGCGCCCGGCCGGCCCATCATGCGTCCGTCAGCACTACTCCGGCGCCTAAGCCCGGAAGCTCGGTGCAGCGGCTCAGCGAACCCGAGAGCGCGGCACCAGATCCACGGGTGGGCGCCATATTCCGCGGAGTTTCCCAGGAGGGTGGCAGTCTGCACGTCTGCACCGGGTCGGTAGTCCATTCGGCCGGCGGTGACCTGGTGCTGACCGCTGCGCACTGTCTGCTCGGCGAGATGGACGCCACCTTCGTTCCCGGTTTCGCCGGCGAGGCGACGACCACCGACACCTTCACGGTCGACGAGGTCTACTTCGACGCCCGCTGGATCGCCAGCCGGGATCCGCGCGCGGATTACGCGATCGCCAAGGTCCGCGGCGCCGGACCGGTGGAGCGGCGGGCGGGCGCGGCCTTGTCGCTGGGCGCCGCGCCGCCGGCAGGCAGCAGGGTGAGAGTCACGGGTTATCCCGCCGGCGTCGGCGGGCGGCCCATCGCCTGTGAAGGCGCCACCGGCGTGACCGAGGGCGGGTTTCCGTCGTTGCCGTGCAAGGGGCTGGTCGACGGAACCAGTGGGGCGCCGTGGATCAGCGGTTCGACGGTGGTCGGGGTGGTCGGTGGTTTCGAAGGCGGCGGCTGCACCGAAAGTGTCTCGTACTCAGCGCCTTTCGATGAGCGCACCACGCAGCTGCTGGCCCGTGCCGAAGCGGGCGGTCCTGGTGACAGCCCACCGGCCGACTATGACGACACCTGTTAG
- the sthA gene encoding Si-specific NAD(P)(+) transhydrogenase, with amino-acid sequence MREYDLVVIGSGPGGQKAAIAAAKLGKSVAIVERGRMVGGVCVNTGTIPSKTLREAVVYLTGMSQRELYGASYRVKDKITPADLLARTQHVISKQVDVVRSQLMRNRIDLVLGHGRFIDPHTVLVEEDAQGERVTVSGDYIVIATGTKPARPSGVEFDENRVLDSDGILDLRSLPASMVVVGAGVIGIEYASMFAALGTKVTVVEKRDTMLDFCDPEIVEALKFHLRDLAVTFRFGEEVTAVDVGSSGTVTTLGSGKQIPAETVMYSAGREGQTEHLGLEHAGLESDHRGRIFVDDQFRTKVEHIYAVGDVIGFPALAATSMDQGRLAAYYAFGEPTEGITELQPIGIYSIPEVSYVGKTEVELTKDSVPYEVGVCRYRELARGQIAGDSYGMLKLLVSTTDRTLLGAHIFGTSATEMVHIGQAVMGCGGTVDYLVDAVFNYPTFSEAYKVAALDVTNKMRALHQFRR; translated from the coding sequence ATGCGCGAGTACGACCTGGTCGTTATCGGATCCGGGCCTGGCGGTCAGAAGGCCGCCATCGCAGCGGCCAAGTTGGGCAAGTCGGTCGCTATCGTCGAGCGCGGCCGGATGGTCGGCGGCGTCTGCGTCAACACCGGCACCATCCCGTCGAAGACCCTGCGCGAGGCGGTCGTCTACCTGACCGGGATGAGCCAGCGCGAACTCTACGGCGCCAGCTACCGGGTCAAAGACAAGATCACCCCCGCCGACCTGCTGGCACGCACCCAGCACGTGATCAGCAAGCAGGTCGACGTGGTGCGCTCACAGTTGATGAGGAACCGGATCGACCTGGTGCTGGGCCATGGCCGATTCATCGACCCGCACACCGTCCTGGTCGAGGAAGACGCCCAGGGGGAACGCGTGACGGTCAGCGGTGACTACATCGTCATCGCCACGGGCACCAAACCGGCCCGCCCTTCCGGGGTCGAGTTCGACGAGAACCGGGTCCTGGACTCCGACGGCATCCTGGACCTGCGGTCGCTGCCGGCGTCGATGGTCGTCGTAGGCGCGGGTGTGATCGGCATCGAGTACGCGTCGATGTTCGCCGCGCTGGGTACCAAGGTCACTGTCGTGGAGAAGCGGGACACCATGCTCGACTTCTGCGACCCGGAGATCGTCGAGGCGCTGAAGTTCCACCTGCGCGACCTGGCGGTGACCTTCCGGTTCGGCGAGGAAGTCACCGCCGTCGATGTCGGATCGTCGGGAACCGTCACCACCCTGGGCAGTGGCAAGCAGATTCCCGCGGAGACGGTGATGTACTCGGCGGGCCGCGAAGGCCAGACCGAGCACCTGGGCCTGGAGCACGCCGGCCTCGAAAGCGACCATCGCGGAAGGATTTTCGTCGACGACCAATTCCGGACCAAGGTCGAGCACATCTACGCCGTCGGCGACGTCATCGGATTCCCCGCGCTGGCCGCGACATCGATGGACCAGGGCCGGCTGGCCGCCTACTACGCCTTCGGCGAGCCGACCGAGGGCATCACCGAACTGCAGCCGATCGGGATCTACTCGATTCCGGAAGTGTCCTACGTCGGCAAGACCGAAGTGGAGCTGACCAAGGACTCGGTTCCCTACGAGGTGGGGGTGTGCCGGTACCGGGAACTGGCCCGCGGCCAGATCGCCGGAGACTCCTACGGCATGCTCAAGCTGCTGGTGTCCACCACCGACCGCACTCTGCTGGGCGCCCATATCTTCGGCACCAGCGCCACCGAGATGGTGCACATCGGACAGGCCGTCATGGGGTGCGGAGGTACCGTCGACTACCTGGTCGACGCGGTGTTCAACTACCCGACGTTCTCCGAGGCCTACAAGGTCGCTGCGCTGGACGTGACCAACAAGATGCGCGCGCTACACCAGTTCCGTCGTTAA
- a CDS encoding DUF4192 domain-containing protein, with product MTTHAPGFKLNRPGTLIAALPAILGFVPEKSLVLVTIEGGGLGSVVRADLSDEIVDRVDDLVAVAAAADPDAAIVVIVDAEGAACPGCDQEHRQLCEVLADALSEYGIDYYAGHVVNRIAAGGRWHCVDGCGAGGEIDDPSASPLAAAAVVEGRRLYSRRADLQAVIALDPLHSAALTPVVERAAHTRAVEYRADPADCRRRDVENAMAAAARVNDGESLSDAELAEVGCALTDVQVRDTLYALAVGEDADAAESLWAVLARLLPQPWRVEALVLLAFSAYVRGDGPLAGLSLDAALRCDPQHRMASMLDQALQSGMRPKDIQRLGGTGYRLAEQLGVRLPPRQSFDQRAG from the coding sequence ATGACGACGCATGCACCCGGCTTTAAATTGAATCGCCCCGGCACTTTGATCGCCGCGCTACCGGCCATCCTCGGCTTTGTCCCGGAGAAATCGCTGGTGCTGGTGACAATTGAGGGCGGAGGGCTGGGATCGGTGGTGCGCGCCGATCTGTCCGATGAAATCGTCGACCGGGTGGACGACCTCGTCGCGGTCGCCGCCGCTGCTGACCCGGACGCGGCGATTGTGGTGATCGTCGACGCCGAGGGTGCGGCGTGTCCGGGATGCGACCAGGAGCACCGGCAGTTGTGCGAAGTGCTCGCCGACGCCCTGTCGGAGTACGGCATTGATTACTACGCGGGACACGTGGTGAATCGCATCGCCGCGGGCGGGCGTTGGCACTGCGTCGACGGTTGCGGCGCCGGCGGTGAGATCGACGACCCCTCGGCATCGCCGCTGGCGGCGGCGGCAGTGGTGGAAGGCCGCCGCCTCTACTCACGACGTGCCGATCTGCAGGCGGTGATCGCGCTGGACCCGCTGCACAGTGCGGCACTGACGCCGGTTGTCGAGCGGGCCGCACACACGCGCGCCGTCGAGTACCGCGCTGACCCGGCCGACTGCCGCCGCCGCGATGTGGAGAACGCGATGGCGGCGGCCGCGCGGGTCAACGACGGCGAATCGTTGTCCGACGCCGAGTTGGCCGAGGTGGGCTGCGCGCTGACCGACGTCCAAGTGCGCGACACGTTGTACGCGCTCGCCGTGGGGGAGGACGCCGACGCAGCGGAGTCGCTGTGGGCGGTGCTGGCGCGCCTGCTGCCACAACCGTGGCGGGTGGAGGCGCTGGTGTTGCTGGCGTTCAGCGCCTACGTCCGCGGCGACGGGCCGCTGGCGGGCCTGTCGCTGGACGCGGCGCTGCGCTGCGACCCGCAGCACCGGATGGCCAGCATGCTGGACCAGGCGTTGCAGTCAGGCATGCGGCCCAAGGACATTCAGAGACTCGGCGGCACGGGTTACCGGCTGGCCGAGCAACTCGGCGTGCGGTTGCCGCCACGACAGTCTTTCGACCAACGCGCAGGCTAG
- a CDS encoding metal-dependent transcriptional regulator, with the protein MNDLVDTTEMYLRTIYDLEEEGVTPLRARIAERLEQSGPTVSQTVSRMERDGLLRVAGDRHLELTDKGRALAISVMRKHRLAERLLVDVIGLPWEEVHAEACRWEHVMSEDVERRLVKVLNNPTTSPFGNPIPGLLDLGVGPDSGADDVSLVRLTELPPGSPVAVVVRQLTEHVQGDIDLIARLKDAGVVPNARVTVENGQSGGVTILIPGHENVTLPHEMAHAVKVEKV; encoded by the coding sequence ATGAACGACCTGGTCGATACCACCGAGATGTACCTACGGACTATCTACGACCTCGAAGAAGAGGGCGTGACGCCGCTGCGTGCCCGCATTGCCGAACGCCTCGAGCAGAGTGGACCGACTGTCAGCCAGACCGTGTCCCGGATGGAACGCGACGGCTTGCTCCGTGTCGCCGGCGACCGGCATCTCGAACTCACCGATAAGGGCCGGGCGCTGGCCATCTCGGTGATGCGCAAGCACCGCCTCGCTGAGCGCCTCCTGGTCGACGTCATCGGGTTGCCCTGGGAAGAAGTGCACGCCGAGGCCTGTCGGTGGGAGCACGTGATGAGCGAGGATGTCGAGCGCCGACTGGTCAAGGTGCTCAACAACCCGACAACCTCCCCGTTCGGCAACCCGATTCCCGGTCTGCTGGACCTCGGCGTCGGCCCGGACTCCGGAGCCGACGACGTCAGCCTGGTGCGGTTGACCGAGCTACCGCCCGGATCACCGGTTGCCGTCGTGGTCCGCCAGCTCACCGAGCATGTACAGGGCGACATCGACCTGATCGCCCGGCTTAAGGACGCCGGCGTGGTGCCCAACGCTCGCGTCACCGTCGAAAACGGCCAGAGCGGCGGGGTGACCATCCTCATCCCCGGTCACGAGAACGTCACCCTGCCCCACGAGATGGCACACGCGGTCAAGGTCGAGAAGGTCTGA
- the sigB gene encoding sigma-70 family RNA polymerase sigma factor SigB: MAELTTRATTSRFDGDLDAQSPAADLVRVYLNGIGKTALLNAADEVELAKRIEAGLYAEHLLATRKRLGENRKRDLAAVVRDGQAARRHLLEANLRLVVSLAKRYTGRGMPLLDLIQEGNLGLIRAMEKFDYAKGFKFSTYATWWIRQAITRGMADQSRTIRLPVHLVEQVNKLARIKREMHQNLGREATDEELAEESGIPIEKINDLLEHSRDPVSLDMPVGSEEEAPLGDFIEDAEAMSAENAVIAELLHTDIRSVLATLDEREHQVIRLRFGLDDGQPRTLDQIGKLFGLSRERVRQIERDVMCKLRHGERADRLRSYAS; encoded by the coding sequence ATGGCCGAACTCACTACACGGGCCACCACAAGCCGGTTCGACGGCGATCTGGATGCTCAAAGCCCAGCTGCAGACTTGGTGCGCGTGTATCTGAACGGCATCGGAAAGACGGCGCTGCTCAACGCCGCCGACGAAGTCGAGTTGGCCAAGCGCATCGAGGCCGGGCTGTATGCCGAGCATCTGCTGGCAACCCGGAAGCGCCTTGGCGAGAACCGGAAACGCGATCTCGCCGCAGTGGTTCGCGATGGTCAGGCCGCCCGCCGTCACCTGCTGGAAGCCAACCTGCGACTGGTGGTCTCGCTGGCCAAGCGCTACACCGGACGCGGAATGCCGCTGCTGGATCTGATCCAGGAGGGCAACCTGGGCCTCATCCGGGCGATGGAAAAGTTCGACTACGCAAAGGGATTCAAGTTCTCCACGTACGCCACGTGGTGGATTCGGCAGGCCATCACCCGCGGCATGGCCGACCAGAGCCGCACGATTCGGCTTCCCGTCCACCTCGTCGAGCAGGTCAACAAGCTGGCGCGGATCAAGCGGGAGATGCACCAGAACCTGGGCCGCGAAGCGACCGACGAGGAACTGGCCGAGGAATCCGGCATCCCGATCGAGAAGATCAACGATCTGCTTGAGCACAGTCGCGACCCGGTGAGTCTGGACATGCCGGTCGGCTCGGAGGAAGAAGCCCCGCTGGGCGACTTCATCGAGGACGCCGAAGCGATGTCCGCGGAGAACGCGGTGATCGCCGAATTGCTGCACACCGACATCCGCAGCGTGCTCGCCACGCTCGACGAGCGCGAGCACCAGGTGATCCGGCTGCGTTTCGGTCTGGATGACGGCCAGCCGCGCACCCTGGACCAGATCGGCAAGCTGTTCGGCCTGTCGCGCGAACGGGTTCGTCAGATCGAGCGCGACGTGATGTGCAAGTTGCGCCACGGTGAGCGGGCGGACCGACTGCGGTCCTACGCCAGCTGA
- a CDS encoding DUF3099 domain-containing protein, whose product MKRGPEFDGFDQEGRPVLITAAAPSYEVQHRARVRKYLSIMAFRIPALLLAALAYGAWHNGLVSLLIVAASIPLPWIAVLIANDRPPRSADEPRRFDHARQRTPLFPTAERPALEPRPHFAPRPDSQTIDPDGSD is encoded by the coding sequence ATGAAGCGGGGCCCGGAGTTCGACGGCTTCGACCAAGAGGGCCGGCCAGTACTGATCACTGCTGCCGCACCGTCCTACGAGGTGCAGCATCGCGCTCGGGTGCGTAAGTACCTGTCCATCATGGCTTTTCGTATTCCGGCACTGCTGTTGGCCGCACTCGCTTACGGCGCCTGGCACAACGGTCTGGTGTCGCTGCTCATCGTCGCGGCCTCTATCCCGTTGCCGTGGATAGCCGTTCTGATCGCCAACGACCGACCGCCGCGCAGCGCCGACGAGCCACGGCGCTTCGACCACGCCCGCCAACGCACGCCGTTGTTCCCGACCGCCGAACGTCCGGCGCTGGAGCCGCGGCCGCACTTCGCACCGCGGCCTGATTCGCAGACGATCGACCCGGACGGTTCCGACTAA
- a CDS encoding DUF3039 domain-containing protein, producing the protein MDTQTIERTDTRERTDDGTGSDTPKYFHYVKKDKIAESAVMGNHVVALCGEVFPVTKAAKPGSPVCPECKQIYERLKKG; encoded by the coding sequence ATGGACACCCAGACGATCGAGCGCACCGACACCCGCGAACGCACCGACGACGGGACCGGCAGCGATACACCGAAGTACTTCCACTACGTCAAGAAGGACAAGATCGCCGAGAGCGCGGTCATGGGTAATCACGTTGTCGCGTTGTGCGGCGAGGTTTTTCCCGTCACCAAGGCCGCCAAGCCCGGTTCGCCCGTCTGCCCCGAGTGCAAGCAGATCTACGAGCGGCTCAAGAAGGGCTGA
- a CDS encoding YihY/virulence factor BrkB family protein → MSDQVLKPSRHHVWQISRRTLSKAWDDSIFSESAEAGFWTCLSTPPLLLGILGTLAWVAPLFGADTLSSIIKSTLSTARNFFSPNVVNEIIEPSIRDITTTAGGEVASLGFLISLWAGSSAISSFVDAVVEAHDQTPLRHPVRQRFFALFLYIVMLAFVVITAPVAVVGPRKVSEHIPIGLQNLLHYGYYPALILGLMAGVTVLYRVALPVPLPTHRLIPGTVLASVVFLVATLGLRFYLRWIGSTGYTYGALATPIAFLLFAFFGGFSIMIGAEFNAAIQEEWPAPATHAHRLRNWVLRRTAALSGSADPAPPQPNTAAMEPADPVEPKA, encoded by the coding sequence ATGAGCGACCAGGTCCTAAAACCGTCCCGCCACCACGTCTGGCAAATAAGCCGTCGGACGCTGTCCAAGGCGTGGGACGATTCTATTTTCTCCGAATCGGCGGAAGCCGGTTTTTGGACCTGTCTCTCGACGCCTCCGCTGCTCCTGGGCATATTGGGGACGTTGGCCTGGGTGGCGCCGCTGTTCGGCGCGGACACCTTGTCGTCGATCATCAAGAGCACGTTGTCGACGGCCCGGAACTTCTTCTCCCCCAACGTCGTCAACGAGATCATCGAGCCGTCCATCCGCGACATCACCACCACAGCCGGCGGCGAAGTCGCGTCGCTGGGCTTCCTCATCTCGTTGTGGGCGGGCTCGTCGGCCATTTCCTCATTCGTCGACGCGGTGGTGGAGGCCCACGACCAGACGCCCTTGCGTCATCCGGTCCGGCAGCGTTTCTTCGCGCTGTTCCTGTACATCGTGATGCTGGCGTTCGTGGTCATCACGGCGCCGGTAGCGGTGGTGGGTCCGCGCAAGGTGAGCGAGCACATCCCGATAGGTCTGCAGAATCTTTTGCACTACGGCTACTACCCCGCGTTGATCCTCGGTCTGATGGCGGGAGTGACCGTTTTGTACCGGGTGGCCCTGCCGGTACCGCTACCGACACACCGGTTGATACCGGGCACCGTGCTGGCCTCGGTGGTTTTCCTGGTCGCGACTCTCGGCTTGCGTTTCTACCTCAGGTGGATCGGCAGCACCGGCTACACCTACGGTGCGCTGGCTACGCCGATCGCTTTTCTGCTGTTCGCATTCTTCGGTGGCTTCTCGATCATGATCGGCGCCGAATTCAACGCCGCCATTCAGGAAGAATGGCCGGCTCCGGCCACGCACGCACACCGCCTGCGGAACTGGGTCCTGCGCCGCACCGCCGCCCTGTCGGGCTCAGCGGATCCCGCGCCACCGCAGCCCAACACCGCCGCGATGGAACCGGCCGACCCGGTGGAACCGAAGGCCTGA
- a CDS encoding DUF7455 domain-containing protein, with the protein MNATLTSPELTRADRCDRCGAAARVRAKLPSGAELLFCQHHANKHEAKLAELAAVLEVSGQ; encoded by the coding sequence ATGAACGCAACTCTGACCAGTCCCGAGCTCACTCGAGCAGACCGCTGCGATCGCTGCGGTGCTGCCGCCCGGGTCCGCGCCAAGCTGCCTTCGGGCGCTGAGCTCCTCTTCTGCCAACATCACGCCAACAAGCACGAAGCCAAGCTGGCTGAGCTGGCGGCGGTGCTGGAGGTCAGCGGCCAGTAA